The following are encoded in a window of Camarhynchus parvulus chromosome 1A, STF_HiC, whole genome shotgun sequence genomic DNA:
- the LOC115910611 gene encoding dromaiocalcin-1-like → MGPATFLGLCLLGCLVLPPSLPGAEATRCPRGWLSFGGHCYGYFGQPLSWRRAEAWCQATRGGHLASLHSPEEHRALAAFLARRPRRGEDDEEGEKERDRDREREESVWIGLQRRRQGWLWADGSPRHYWAWEGDDGPKGHPCIALEDSAGFMAWEGEACGERKPFICKYPA, encoded by the exons ATGGGTCCCGCCACCttcctggggctctgcctgctggggtgcctggtgctgccccCCTCCCTGCCGG GGGCTGAGGCCACCAGGTGTCCCCGGGGGTGGCTGTCCTTCGGGGGACACTGCTACGGCTACTTCGGGCAGCCGCTGAGCTGGAGGAGGGCTGAG gcGTGGTGCCAGGCCACCCGCGGGGGCCACCTGGCGTCGCTGCACAGCCCCGAGGAGCACCGGGCGCTCGCCGCCTTCCTggcgcggcggccgcggcgcggAGAGGACGACGAGGAGGGCGAgaaggagagggacagggacagggagagggaggagagcgTCTGGATCGGCCTGCAGCGGCGG cgccagggctggctctgggctgaCGGGTCCCCGCGGCACTACTGGGCCTGGGAGGGGGACGATGGCCCCAAGGGACATCCCTGCATCGCCCTGGAGGACTCGGCAG GGTTCATGGCCTGGGAGGGCGAGGCCTGCGGGGAGCGCAAACCCTTCATCTGCAAATACCCGGCCTAG
- the ODF3B gene encoding outer dense fiber protein 3B, producing the protein MPNDGWVGPWRPHRPRGPTSAVYGSPGPKYGVPGGIGKDQRDPSGRRAPAFTFGMRLEGPEEPRSPGPQYLVPAGCTARGRERGPAFTMGGRPRERRASDTPGPAYYSPEQATRVTLPSAPACSVRSRARPDKPQQTPGPATYQLPPVVGPRLVHKASTPQYTMTGRGPSIFDDNKKTPGPNKYCTVDTNLYMVRAPRCTIAGRTPSRLTSTTPSPSDYYPKPDRKQGQTFGVRHSESVVPVMDLQL; encoded by the exons ATGCCGAACGACGGCTGGGTGGGCCCCTGGAGACCCCACCGGCCCCGGGGCCCCACCTCGGCCGTGTACGGCAGCCCCGGGCCCAAGTACGGAGTCCCCGGCGGCATCG GCAAAGACCAGCGCGACCCCTCCGGCCGCCGCGCCCCCGCCTTCACCTTCGGCATGAGGCTGGAGGGCCCCGAGGAGCCGCGCTCCCCCGGCCCCCAGTACCTGGTGCCCGCCGGCTGCACCGCCCGGGGCCGGGAACGCGGCCCCGCCTTCACCATGGGCGGCCGGCCCCGAGAGCGCCGGGCCAGCGACACCCCCGGGCCAG CCTATTATTCCCCGGAGCAGGCAACCAGGGTGACCCTGCCCTCGGCGCCCGCCTGCTCCGTGCGGTCCCGCGCCCGCCCGGACAAACCCCAGCAGACGCCAG gccctgccaCCTACCAGCTGCCACCCGTGGTGGGTCCCCGCCTGGTGCACAAGGCATCGACCCCCCAGTACACCATGACAGGGCGAGGCCCCAGCATCTTCGACGACAATAAAAAG ACCCCAGGACCCAACAAGTACTGCACCGTGGACACGAACCTGTACATGGTGCGGGCCCCCCGCTGCACCATAGCGGGGCGGACCCCCTCCCGCCTGACCTCCACCACGCCCAGCCCCAGCGACTACTACCCCAAGCCG GACCGCAAACAAGGACAGACCTTCGGTGTGCGCCACTCGGAATCTGTGGTCCCCGTGATGGACTTGCAGCTGTAG
- the TYMP gene encoding thymidine phosphorylase has translation MDAPSPLPALIRKKRDGERLEDAEIRSFVRGVTEGTAQQGQIGAMLMAIRLRGMDAGETLALTRAMASSGRTLAWPPAWHGLLVDKHSTGGVGDKVSLALAPALAACGCKVPMISGRGLGHTGGTLDKLEAIPGFRVSQSPEEVTDGGCSAGILRVLHGVGQSAELVPADRCAVRGVGDVRVPWTACGVTWGVRARGHGDARGAGGARAVTPPAGPASILSKKAAERLSALVLDVKFGEAALSPPAVPARVPAQVEVGAHLGIRTAALLTRMEQPLGRAVGNALEVLEALQCLEGGGPPDLRHLVTALGGVLLWHCGMAADAEQGRERLARALDDGSALGTFEAMLGAQGVPPDTARGLCVGTPAQRRQLLGEAKVCEELPAPQEGWVQRVRALPLARVLHRLGAGRSRAGDPVNPRVGAELLVGTGQHLRAGEPWLRVHHEGTLGAEGRRELQDALCLGPEPPRDPPPLVAETIVPSGALPGPCRDSQ, from the exons ATGGACGCCCCGAGCCCTCTCCCGGCCCTGATCCGCAAGAAGCGGGACGGGGAGCGCCTGGAGGACGCCGAGATCCGGAGCTTCGTGCGCGGCGTCACCGAGGGCACCGCGCAGCAGGGACAGATCG GTGCCATGCTGATGGCCATCCGGCTGCGGGGCATGGACGCGGGTGAGACCCTGGCCCTGACCCGGGCCATGGCCAGCTCTGGCCGGACGCTGGCCTGGCCGCCCGCCTGGCACGGGCTCCTGGTGGACAAGCACTCCACCGGCGGCGTTGGGGACAAGgtcagcctggccctggccccCGCGCTGGCCGCCTGCGGCTGCAAG GTGCCCATGATCAGCGGGCGCGGGCTGGGCCACACCGGGGGCACCCTGGACAAGCTGGAGGCCATTCCCGGATTCCGGGTCTCCCAGAGCCCCGAGGAGGTGACGGATGGGGG ATGCAGCGCGGGTATCCTGCGGGTGCTCCATGGCGTGGGGCAGAGCGCGGAGCTGGTGCCCGCGGATCGGTGTGCTGTACGGGGTGTCGGGGACGTCAGGGTACCGTGGACAGCCTGCGGTGTCACATGGGGTGTACgggcacggggacacggggacgcgCGGGGCGCGGGAGGGGCGCGGGCGGTGACCCCCCCGGCCGGCCCAGCCTCCATCCTCAGCAAGAAGGCGGCGGAGCGGCTCTCGGCGCTGGTGCTCGATGTGAAGTTCGGCGAGGCGG CGCTCTCCCCGCCCGCTGTCCCCGCGCGTGTCCCCGCGCAGGTGGAGGTGGGCGCCCACCTGGGCATCCGCACGGCGGCCCTGCTGACCCGCATGGAGCAGCCGCTGGGCCGCGCCGTGGGCAACGcgctggaggtgctggaggcgctgcagtgcctggaggggGGCGGCCCCCCCGACCTGCGGCACCTGGTCACGGCTCTGG GCggggtgctgctgtggcactgcgGGATGGCCGCGGATGCCGAGCAGGGCCGTGAGCGCCTGGCCCGGGCTCTGGACGATGGCTCGGCCCTGGGCACGTTCGAGGCCATGCTGGGGGCGCAGGGGGTGCCCCCCGACACCGCCCGGGGCCTCTGTGTCGGGACCCCCGCCCAGCGCCGCCAGCTCCTTGGCGAGGCCAAGGTGTGCGAGGAGCTGCCCGCGCCGCAGGAAG GCTGGGTGCAGCGGGTGCGGGCGCTGCCCCTGGCGCGGGTCCTGCACCGCCTGGGCGCGGGCCGGTCGCGGGCCGGGGACCCCGTGAACCCCCGCGTGGGCGCCGAGCTGCTGGTGGGCACCGGGCAGCACCTGCGGGCAG GCGAGCCCTGGCTGCGGGTGCACCATGAGGGCACCCTCGGCGCGGAGGGCCGGCGCGAGCTGCAGGACGCGCTGTGCCTCGGCCCGGAGCCCCCCCGGGACCCGCCGCCGCTGGTGGCCGAGACCATCGTGCCCTCGGGAGCGCTCCCCGGGCCATGCCGGGACTCACAATAA